The following proteins are encoded in a genomic region of Microbacterium sp. NC79:
- a CDS encoding TSUP family transporter, with amino-acid sequence MTLAIAAVATLIAAIIQRITGLGFVLALFGPLVLIYGAVEGTTIAVLLALAASLTAIPMVWRDIDWRRFVWIALPGIAMVPLGAMVVRMLDEAWLLILIALLAFFALTAGKIPSLSRLFVGRTGAMASGAAAGFMHATSGLSGPPLAAHAVGDRWNQRSFTATVQVIFAVLSLGSVITRGLPTTNTIDVSILIITTVLGIIAGSLLSRFVPAAIARRAMIVIAWCGGIVALIRGILLLMGIG; translated from the coding sequence ATGACGCTGGCTATTGCCGCAGTTGCGACGTTGATTGCGGCCATCATTCAGCGCATCACCGGCCTCGGGTTTGTGCTTGCCCTCTTTGGCCCGCTCGTGCTGATCTATGGCGCAGTCGAGGGCACCACGATCGCCGTGCTGTTGGCGCTTGCCGCATCCCTCACCGCAATACCGATGGTGTGGCGCGATATCGATTGGCGTCGCTTTGTCTGGATCGCTCTGCCTGGCATCGCCATGGTTCCGCTCGGCGCGATGGTCGTGCGTATGCTCGACGAAGCATGGCTCCTGATCCTCATCGCGCTTCTCGCATTCTTTGCCCTTACCGCTGGCAAGATTCCGTCTCTTTCCCGGCTGTTCGTCGGTCGTACCGGCGCAATGGCCTCGGGCGCCGCCGCCGGATTCATGCACGCCACCAGTGGTCTGTCCGGCCCGCCGCTCGCCGCGCACGCCGTCGGTGACCGCTGGAACCAGCGCAGCTTTACCGCCACCGTGCAGGTAATCTTCGCTGTCCTGAGTCTCGGCAGCGTGATAACGCGCGGTCTGCCCACAACGAACACGATCGATGTTTCGATCCTGATCATCACCACGGTGCTCGGCATCATTGCGGGGTCACTGCTGTCCCGATTCGTGCCTGCGGCGATCGCGCGTCGCGCCATGATCGTCATCGCATGGTGTGGCGGAATTGTGGCTCTGATCCGCGGCATTCTGTTGCTGATGGGTATCGGGTAG
- a CDS encoding GNAT family N-acetyltransferase, with protein MLLTEIITLASDHVTLEPLTEAHNAELAVAAAEITEDLWFTSVPRADEVAADTERRLALRDSGMMNPFVVRARADGRVVGATTLCNIDATTPRTEVGYTWYSPRVRGTVINPAAKLLMLGHAFEQCHVIAVEFRTHAHNLRSRAAIAKLGAKQDGILRNDRIGRDGTLRDTVVFSVLPHEWPTVRLGLHARIARFEAANSLPAAP; from the coding sequence GTGCTGCTCACCGAAATCATCACGCTTGCATCCGATCACGTCACCCTGGAGCCCCTCACCGAAGCTCACAATGCGGAGCTCGCCGTTGCTGCCGCCGAAATTACAGAAGACCTGTGGTTTACCAGCGTGCCACGTGCCGACGAGGTTGCTGCGGATACCGAGCGGCGCCTCGCGCTGCGCGATAGCGGCATGATGAATCCGTTTGTCGTTCGCGCACGGGCAGATGGTCGCGTCGTCGGCGCCACCACGCTCTGCAATATCGACGCCACCACCCCGCGCACCGAGGTTGGATACACCTGGTATTCACCCCGCGTGCGTGGCACTGTCATCAACCCGGCCGCCAAGCTCCTCATGCTCGGGCACGCGTTCGAACAGTGCCATGTGATTGCGGTGGAGTTTCGCACCCACGCACACAACCTGCGCTCGCGCGCCGCCATCGCAAAGCTGGGCGCGAAACAAGACGGCATTCTGCGAAATGATCGCATCGGGCGCGACGGAACACTCCGCGACACCGTGGTTTTCTCCGTCCTGCCTCATGAATGGCCAACGGTACGACTGGGCCTGCACGCTCGCATCGCTCGCTTTGAGGCGGCCAATTCGCTACCAGCAGCGCCCTGA
- a CDS encoding MFS transporter — translation MHATPTTTPPTRWLRSVIMFMSGQTVSLFGSMLVQYAVFWYLTLEFKSGWIMTLAAVFGFLPQAIVSVFGGVWADRHNRKYLIIVADASIAVTTLALAILLMTGEAPLWAIFLTLAIRSAGAGVQTPAVSAMIPQITPAPHLIRVNGILQSINSAMALLVPAAAGALFAITAQAAGSSTAALVPIFFIDVVTAAIGIGLLAFVRVSRVERSGDAETGYLTDLVDGVKYVATHSFLRWLLVLFAIVFILTVAPSNLTPLMLVRTFGTGNESLDIANLTILEIAFSVGMMLGGILIATVFAKVNRIGAIVVSSFVFGALSIGLGFSPNTIVFFAFMFLVGLAVPFFSTASMTLIQETVEPERQGRVFGFVSIVMAVAMPFGMVILGPLADIVAIETLLVAAGLLTFVIVGIAILSPAGRRATAAAKIMTANSGTTTAASDDSAPGAGGEGLFDAAPIQNAAASGSAGAASASMADSINEMRDPKE, via the coding sequence ATGCACGCCACCCCCACCACCACGCCGCCCACGCGCTGGCTTCGGTCAGTCATCATGTTCATGTCGGGGCAGACCGTGAGCCTGTTCGGCTCGATGCTCGTGCAGTATGCGGTGTTTTGGTACCTCACGCTGGAGTTTAAGTCGGGCTGGATTATGACTCTCGCCGCGGTCTTCGGTTTCTTGCCGCAGGCCATCGTGTCAGTTTTCGGCGGCGTCTGGGCTGATCGCCACAACCGCAAGTACCTGATCATCGTCGCTGACGCATCAATTGCGGTGACCACCCTCGCGCTTGCCATCCTGTTGATGACCGGCGAGGCGCCGCTGTGGGCAATTTTCCTCACCCTCGCCATCCGTTCTGCCGGCGCCGGCGTGCAGACACCCGCGGTGTCGGCCATGATTCCGCAAATCACCCCGGCCCCGCACCTGATTCGCGTCAACGGCATTCTGCAGTCGATCAACTCCGCGATGGCACTGTTGGTTCCGGCCGCAGCTGGCGCCCTGTTTGCCATCACTGCCCAGGCGGCAGGCTCCTCAACCGCAGCGCTGGTTCCGATCTTCTTCATCGACGTTGTCACCGCGGCCATCGGCATTGGCTTGCTGGCCTTCGTGCGTGTCAGCAGGGTGGAGCGATCCGGCGACGCCGAAACGGGCTACTTGACCGATCTGGTCGATGGTGTGAAGTACGTCGCCACCCACTCGTTCTTGCGTTGGCTGCTCGTGCTATTCGCGATCGTCTTCATTCTGACCGTCGCTCCGTCCAACCTCACGCCGCTCATGCTGGTGCGCACGTTCGGCACAGGCAACGAGTCACTCGACATTGCCAACCTGACGATTCTGGAGATCGCGTTCAGTGTCGGCATGATGCTCGGCGGCATCTTGATCGCAACGGTCTTCGCGAAGGTCAACCGGATTGGTGCGATCGTGGTGTCGTCGTTTGTCTTCGGAGCGCTGTCGATCGGCCTTGGGTTCAGCCCGAACACCATCGTCTTCTTCGCCTTCATGTTCTTGGTGGGCTTGGCCGTACCGTTCTTCTCCACCGCGTCCATGACGCTGATTCAGGAGACCGTGGAACCGGAACGTCAGGGCCGAGTCTTCGGATTCGTCAGCATCGTGATGGCCGTTGCGATGCCGTTCGGCATGGTGATCCTCGGCCCGCTCGCCGACATAGTCGCCATCGAGACGCTCCTGGTCGCCGCCGGCCTGCTGACGTTCGTCATCGTGGGGATCGCTATCCTCTCCCCCGCCGGGCGCCGCGCGACCGCGGCGGCCAAGATCATGACGGCAAACAGCGGAACCACCACAGCGGCGAGCGACGACAGCGCGCCGGGCGCAGGCGGTGAGGGCCTGTTTGATGCCGCGCCGATCCAAAACGCTGCGGCGAGCGGATCTGCGGGTGCGGCCTCGGCGAGCATGGCAGACAGTATTAATGAAATGCGGGATCCCAAGGAGTAA